Proteins from a genomic interval of Diaphorobacter sp. HDW4A:
- the pbpC gene encoding penicillin-binding protein 1C has translation MAVVTLRLLPHAPLREQVGSSRAVYARGGELLRLTLAPDEQYRVWVSLKNISPTLVEAVLLYEDRSFYRHPGVNPAALVRSAWHITSGGRRQGGSTLTMQLARRIYGIDSRSYDGKVAQIFAALWLQARYSKREVLEAYLNTAPYGGNIEGVQAASLIYFRKSAGDLTLPEALTLAVIPQNPVKRIAERGRNAELQSARQRLLALWKERDPAARVLAPDAELALSAQSRGNLPFLAPHLTDMLLAQERGQQDIRSAIDLRMQTTLERVLAQYLRTRSDVGLINASALLLDASTMEVRALIGSADWHDAKIEGQVNGTQARRSPGSTLKPFIYALALDQGLLHPKTVLKDAPTAFGPYTPENFDHRFVGPVSAQDALIRSRNIPAVSVAAQLGKPNLHAFLRLAGVQKLQSEAHYGLALVLGGGEVTPEELAGLYATLANGGVTQPIRYTQRGPNDQPTATAPLRLLSEEAAFITLDMLRHTPRPDTAQPARPAVAWKTGTSWGFRDAWTAGVFGRYVLVVWMGNFDGSSNPALVGVDAAAPLFMRMVDALRAQRFDTTEVPKRQPRDLRQIEVCAATGGLPDALCPVRTNTWFIAGKSPIQTSQLHRAVWVDEASGKIVCGPQPGARQQVVEQWSSDMRRLFRQSGLPRAAAPNDGCDRTDISANDDASNNPLDDLATADHTPRITAPLRGVRHILRTQKPEPLVLRAETDAGIRTIYWFAGDTLIGQSAPGEGLTWLPPMAQASQRHTLRAVSDQGASETREITVDIVP, from the coding sequence CTGGCCGTCGTCACACTGCGCCTGCTGCCTCACGCGCCCCTGCGCGAGCAGGTCGGCTCGTCGCGCGCCGTCTACGCGCGCGGCGGCGAGCTGCTCAGGCTCACGCTTGCGCCCGACGAGCAGTACCGCGTCTGGGTGTCGCTCAAGAACATCTCGCCCACGCTGGTCGAGGCCGTGCTGCTGTATGAGGACCGCAGCTTCTACCGGCATCCCGGCGTCAATCCCGCCGCACTGGTGCGCAGCGCCTGGCACATCACCAGCGGTGGTCGCAGGCAAGGCGGATCGACACTCACCATGCAGCTCGCGCGGCGCATCTACGGCATCGACAGCCGCAGTTACGACGGCAAAGTCGCGCAGATCTTCGCGGCGCTCTGGCTACAGGCGCGCTACAGCAAGCGCGAAGTGCTGGAGGCCTATCTGAACACCGCGCCCTACGGCGGCAACATCGAAGGCGTACAGGCCGCGAGCCTGATCTACTTCCGCAAAAGCGCGGGCGACCTCACCCTGCCCGAAGCCCTCACGCTCGCGGTGATTCCGCAAAACCCGGTCAAGCGTATCGCCGAGCGCGGCCGCAACGCCGAGCTGCAGTCCGCACGCCAGCGCCTGCTTGCGCTGTGGAAGGAGCGCGATCCAGCGGCCCGCGTGCTGGCGCCCGATGCCGAGCTTGCACTCTCCGCCCAATCGCGCGGAAATCTGCCGTTTCTCGCACCGCACCTCACCGACATGCTGCTCGCGCAGGAACGCGGCCAGCAGGACATCCGCAGCGCCATCGACCTGCGCATGCAGACCACGCTGGAGCGCGTGCTCGCCCAGTACCTGCGCACCCGCTCCGACGTGGGCCTGATCAACGCGAGCGCGCTGCTGCTCGACGCGTCCACCATGGAGGTGCGCGCGCTCATCGGCTCGGCCGACTGGCACGACGCAAAGATCGAGGGCCAGGTCAACGGCACACAGGCCAGACGCTCGCCAGGCTCGACGCTCAAGCCCTTCATCTACGCGCTCGCGCTCGATCAGGGACTGCTGCATCCCAAGACCGTTCTGAAGGACGCGCCCACCGCCTTCGGCCCCTACACCCCCGAGAATTTTGACCACCGCTTTGTCGGCCCCGTCTCCGCGCAGGACGCACTGATCCGCAGCCGCAACATCCCCGCCGTCTCGGTCGCGGCGCAGCTTGGCAAGCCCAATCTGCACGCGTTCCTGCGTCTTGCCGGAGTGCAGAAACTGCAGAGCGAGGCGCACTACGGCCTCGCCCTCGTGCTCGGCGGCGGCGAGGTCACGCCCGAAGAACTCGCGGGCCTCTACGCCACGTTGGCCAACGGCGGCGTGACCCAGCCAATCCGCTACACACAGCGCGGTCCGAACGACCAACCCACAGCGACCGCGCCGCTGCGCCTGCTCAGCGAAGAGGCCGCCTTCATCACGCTCGACATGCTGCGCCACACGCCGCGCCCCGACACCGCCCAGCCCGCACGCCCCGCCGTCGCATGGAAAACGGGCACCTCCTGGGGGTTCCGCGACGCGTGGACCGCAGGCGTTTTCGGCCGCTATGTGCTGGTGGTGTGGATGGGCAATTTCGATGGCAGCAGCAACCCCGCGCTGGTCGGCGTGGATGCGGCCGCCCCGCTGTTCATGCGCATGGTGGACGCACTGCGTGCCCAGCGCTTTGACACCACCGAAGTGCCCAAACGCCAACCGCGCGACCTGCGCCAGATTGAGGTCTGCGCAGCCACCGGCGGCCTGCCTGACGCGCTCTGCCCCGTGCGCACCAACACCTGGTTCATCGCGGGCAAGTCCCCCATCCAGACCAGCCAGTTGCACCGCGCCGTGTGGGTTGATGAAGCCTCAGGCAAGATCGTCTGTGGCCCACAGCCCGGTGCGCGCCAACAGGTCGTGGAGCAGTGGAGCAGCGACATGCGCCGCCTGTTCCGCCAATCCGGCCTGCCCCGCGCCGCCGCGCCCAACGACGGCTGTGACCGGACAGACATAAGCGCCAACGACGACGCCAGCAACAACCCTCTCGACGACTTGGCGACCGCAGACCACACGCCGCGCATCACCGCCCCGCTGCGCGGCGTGCGCCACATCCTGCGCACCCAGAAGCCCGAGCCCCTGGTGCTGCGCGCCGAGACCGACGCGGGCATCCGCACCATCTACTGGTTTGCGGGCGACACGCTGATCGGCCAGTCCGCCCCCGGCGAAGGCCTCACCTGGCTGCCCCCCATGGCGCAGGCCAGCCAGCGCCACACCCTGCGCGCCGTCAGCGACCAGGGCGCATCGGAAACGCGGGAAATCACCGTGGACATCGTGCCCTGA
- a CDS encoding alpha-2-macroglobulin, producing MLRLANQKLAAASEVLVKFLSLLWRPLAALLRLVFGSWQPPAWLAATLCAVRRGLCWLQQRLLLVVLLIALAAVAWFATPAVLKWWHGLTPEKVEPARISATATPPQRTRVEDSAPPNPLVLQFSGDAAPIHLSAGIEATGVSLEPAIAGKWTWEESRKLQFMPREDWPVGQPYSIRLADNALAHHVVLADASKKISFTSPAFAQSLQSAEFYQDPTEANVRRALYMVRFSHPVNTAEFEKRIALSYDKPCESGLLKFGESAKCEPLKYTVSYDKWQLTATILSEPLPIPEKTRSVILKIAKGTSAKRGGPGVANDLVRAVGIPGLYSLSISDVSNVVVNADNGEPGYVLNVTASMPVRDRAMAQVVQAWLLPAKHKNADGEPVDKFDWTSAKPAEFNDALLKTANKLTLDALPTERDAAETVSFRMPQATGAGGRYLLVRVAKGLKTPGGYQLGEARQVVLKLDPFAPQLSIVSQGSLLALSGEKKLPVLVRDLPGVRVELHRLLPKQLQHMVTQSNGDFSRPQMSYGLTFEDISDRFEKKIPLELKAGKAHYETVDFSGYLAKDKTDRRGVFLLTVQGYDPKAKQPKPHNEDADAEEEEQSSDDEATDGGDDNRNTENYKEQRLVLVTDLGIVMKKSINGTRDVFVQSIATGQPVGGAQVEVWGRNGVTIATQTTDATGRASLPSLAGFEREKSPVVLVVRKEGDMSFLPLNRYDRTLDVSRFDVGGVYAKGVPNQMQGFVFSDRGMYRPGDTMHLGIIVKAGNWNTSLRDLPVEVDITDARGLSVKREKLKLGAGGATEISHTTQDSSPTGNYTVNLYLPRRANAGTPEANGLLIGTTTVKVQEFLPDRTKVRLTLSQQASEGWVRPQDLKANVDVQNLFGTPAQDRKVEGTLTLTPAFPSFRSLPDYSFHDPQKEGQKQVDDLGSAQTSAEGQALFDLRLSRFEAATYQVHVLAKAFEPEGGRSVAAEAQTLVSDLPYLVGTKVDGDTRYVAKNAARNASIIAIDPKVQKTAVPNLKLQRIERKVISVLVKQDNGVFRYESRTKEIQIDEKPFAITAAGNTLALDTATPGDFAYIVLDEKNVALNRIDYSVAGNANVTRSLDRNAELQLALDKKDYEPGQEISVSIRAPYVGAGLITIERDKVYAHAWFKTDKTASVQKITVPKDFEGTGYITVHFVRDPSSDEVYMSPLSYGVAPFATTLAKRTANITLTSSELVKPGQTVKMTLASDQPTRAVVFAVDEGILQVARYKTPAPLKFFFQKRALEVNTLQTLDMILPEFKKLMLAAAPGGDGEDELGKHLNPFKRKRDKPIAYWSGLVDVNGSREFSYTVPESFNGSLRVMAVAVNDQSTAAKSTTTVVRGDMVILPNAPLAMAPGDTVEVGVGLANNIEGSGKNVPIALTLNASGGLEVVGGATQTLSINERGEASTKFKLRAKAGADAVLGSSPLAFSAVYKNFRADLKEEVSVRPASPYVSLVQAGSFQRSGEIKSQGDFFPNFRRSDVAVSSAPWSFATGLMQYLEAYPYGCTEQITSQTYPAVLLSTRPELMKEMSRGRTAEQGPLPDARKVLERYIVQLRARQTGEGGFSAWPGDATPDTFATLYAVQLLLEAKEHQLPVPQDLLQQANTYLQSALGNADAAPDNWRMNTQALYLLTRQGIVAPAALANLREAWRSGQAKGLNTDLGAAYLAASYQLVKQDKVAAELFEPVWKDLLTRTAKKQRRTTWGAYYDPLVHESMLVYVAARHFPEKLKTLPPTVWNGVAGMVQDGWYNSLSSASMVLAVDAYFNAVNQNTEGRVSVQSINAQSQAAALALGSINPVARAQVPVGTSKLKLANDSDFNLYYSWAEQGFERNVPDKALNKGMEIYHEVIDAAGKPVTQVKIGDEVTVRVRVRSTDRENLPDVALVDMLPGGLEPVLQPVSSGSADDEASQNEESQEPVWKQRLGIKGSWNLAYADIREDRVVFYGSVNKNMMELTYKARATNVGDFVVPPAYGEDMYDRRVFSRSAGARLQVVPK from the coding sequence ATGCTACGGCTAGCCAATCAGAAACTGGCGGCAGCCAGCGAGGTGCTGGTGAAGTTTTTGTCCCTGCTATGGAGGCCGCTGGCCGCGCTGCTGCGGCTGGTCTTCGGCTCTTGGCAACCGCCCGCATGGCTTGCGGCGACGCTGTGCGCCGTGCGCCGGGGGCTTTGCTGGCTGCAGCAGCGACTGCTCTTGGTCGTGCTGCTGATCGCTCTGGCCGCAGTCGCGTGGTTCGCCACTCCCGCAGTCCTGAAATGGTGGCACGGGCTCACGCCTGAAAAGGTCGAGCCCGCCCGCATCTCCGCCACCGCCACGCCGCCGCAGCGCACCCGCGTGGAAGACAGCGCACCGCCGAATCCACTCGTGCTCCAGTTCTCGGGCGACGCCGCCCCCATCCACTTGAGCGCCGGTATCGAGGCCACGGGCGTGAGCCTCGAGCCCGCCATCGCGGGCAAGTGGACCTGGGAAGAGTCGCGCAAGCTGCAGTTCATGCCGCGCGAAGACTGGCCTGTCGGTCAGCCCTATTCCATCCGCCTTGCCGACAACGCGCTCGCCCATCACGTGGTGCTGGCCGATGCGAGCAAGAAAATCAGCTTCACCTCGCCCGCATTCGCGCAATCGCTGCAGAGCGCCGAGTTCTATCAGGACCCCACCGAGGCCAATGTGCGGCGTGCGCTCTACATGGTGCGCTTCAGCCATCCTGTGAACACGGCAGAGTTCGAAAAGCGCATCGCTCTCAGCTACGACAAGCCCTGCGAAAGCGGGCTACTCAAGTTCGGCGAGAGCGCCAAATGCGAGCCGCTCAAATACACGGTGAGCTACGACAAATGGCAGCTCACCGCGACCATTCTGTCCGAGCCACTGCCCATTCCCGAGAAGACCCGCTCGGTGATCCTCAAGATCGCCAAGGGCACGAGCGCCAAACGCGGCGGACCCGGCGTGGCCAACGATCTGGTGCGCGCCGTGGGCATTCCCGGTCTCTACAGTCTCTCCATCAGCGACGTGAGCAACGTGGTCGTCAACGCAGACAACGGCGAGCCCGGCTATGTGCTCAACGTGACGGCCTCGATGCCAGTGCGTGATCGCGCAATGGCGCAGGTCGTGCAGGCCTGGCTACTGCCCGCCAAGCACAAGAACGCCGATGGCGAGCCGGTCGATAAGTTCGACTGGACCAGCGCCAAGCCCGCCGAGTTCAATGACGCCCTGCTCAAAACCGCGAACAAGCTCACGCTGGACGCGCTGCCCACCGAACGCGACGCCGCAGAGACGGTGAGCTTCCGCATGCCACAGGCCACGGGGGCGGGCGGCCGCTACCTGTTGGTGCGCGTGGCCAAGGGCCTCAAGACGCCCGGCGGCTACCAACTCGGCGAAGCGCGCCAGGTGGTGCTCAAGCTCGACCCGTTCGCGCCGCAGCTCAGCATCGTGAGCCAGGGCTCGCTGCTCGCGCTCTCCGGCGAGAAGAAACTGCCGGTACTGGTGCGCGACCTGCCCGGCGTGCGGGTGGAACTCCACCGCCTGCTGCCCAAGCAGCTGCAGCACATGGTCACCCAGAGCAACGGTGATTTCAGCCGCCCGCAGATGTCGTACGGCCTCACGTTCGAGGACATTTCGGACCGCTTTGAAAAGAAGATTCCGCTGGAACTGAAAGCCGGCAAGGCGCATTACGAGACCGTGGATTTCAGCGGCTACCTCGCCAAGGACAAGACCGACCGGCGCGGTGTTTTCCTGCTGACCGTTCAGGGCTACGACCCCAAGGCCAAGCAGCCGAAGCCGCACAACGAAGATGCCGACGCCGAGGAAGAGGAGCAGAGCTCGGACGATGAGGCTACGGACGGTGGCGACGACAACCGCAACACCGAAAACTACAAAGAGCAGCGCCTGGTACTGGTGACCGATCTCGGCATCGTCATGAAGAAGTCCATCAACGGCACGCGCGACGTGTTCGTGCAGAGCATCGCCACAGGCCAGCCAGTGGGCGGAGCGCAGGTGGAGGTCTGGGGCCGCAACGGTGTGACCATCGCCACGCAGACGACCGACGCCACGGGCCGCGCCAGCCTGCCGAGCCTTGCGGGATTCGAGCGCGAGAAGTCACCCGTCGTGCTCGTCGTGCGCAAGGAAGGCGACATGAGCTTTCTGCCGCTCAACCGCTACGACCGCACGCTCGACGTCTCGCGCTTTGACGTCGGCGGTGTCTACGCCAAGGGCGTGCCCAACCAGATGCAGGGCTTCGTGTTCAGCGACCGGGGCATGTACCGCCCGGGCGACACCATGCACCTCGGCATCATCGTGAAGGCGGGCAACTGGAACACCTCGCTGCGCGATCTACCGGTCGAAGTGGACATCACCGATGCGCGCGGACTGAGCGTCAAGCGCGAGAAGCTCAAGCTCGGCGCGGGTGGCGCGACCGAGATCAGCCACACCACGCAGGACAGCTCGCCCACCGGCAATTACACGGTCAATCTCTACCTGCCGCGCCGCGCGAACGCGGGCACGCCGGAAGCCAACGGCCTGCTGATCGGCACCACCACGGTGAAGGTGCAGGAGTTCCTGCCCGACCGCACCAAGGTGCGCCTCACGCTCAGCCAGCAGGCGAGCGAAGGCTGGGTGCGCCCGCAGGATCTGAAGGCGAATGTCGATGTGCAGAACCTGTTCGGCACGCCCGCGCAGGACCGCAAGGTCGAGGGCACGCTGACGCTCACACCCGCATTCCCGTCCTTCCGCAGCCTGCCCGACTACAGTTTTCATGATCCGCAGAAGGAAGGCCAGAAGCAGGTCGATGACCTCGGCTCTGCGCAGACTAGCGCCGAAGGGCAGGCGTTGTTCGACCTGCGGCTCTCACGCTTCGAGGCCGCAACCTACCAGGTGCATGTGCTTGCCAAGGCCTTTGAGCCCGAGGGCGGCCGCAGCGTCGCCGCCGAGGCGCAGACGCTGGTGAGCGATCTGCCGTATCTGGTGGGCACAAAGGTTGATGGCGACACCCGCTACGTCGCGAAGAACGCCGCGCGCAACGCGTCGATCATCGCCATCGATCCCAAGGTGCAGAAGACCGCCGTTCCCAATCTGAAACTGCAGCGTATCGAGCGCAAGGTGATCTCGGTGCTCGTCAAGCAGGACAACGGTGTGTTCCGCTACGAGTCGCGCACCAAGGAAATCCAGATCGACGAGAAGCCCTTCGCCATCACGGCAGCGGGCAACACACTCGCGCTCGATACCGCCACACCGGGCGACTTCGCCTACATCGTGCTCGATGAAAAGAACGTGGCGCTGAACCGCATCGACTACAGCGTTGCGGGCAATGCCAACGTCACCCGTTCGCTCGACCGCAACGCCGAGCTGCAGCTCGCGCTCGACAAGAAGGACTATGAGCCGGGCCAGGAAATCTCGGTGAGCATCCGCGCGCCGTATGTGGGCGCGGGCCTGATCACCATTGAGCGCGACAAGGTCTATGCACACGCCTGGTTCAAGACCGACAAGACCGCGTCAGTGCAGAAAATCACCGTGCCCAAGGACTTCGAGGGCACGGGCTACATCACCGTGCATTTCGTGCGCGATCCGTCGTCTGACGAGGTCTACATGAGCCCGTTGTCGTACGGCGTCGCGCCGTTCGCAACCACGCTCGCAAAGCGCACGGCCAACATCACGCTGACCAGCAGCGAACTCGTCAAGCCCGGCCAGACCGTGAAGATGACGCTCGCCAGCGACCAGCCCACGCGCGCCGTGGTGTTCGCGGTCGATGAAGGCATTCTGCAGGTGGCGCGCTACAAGACGCCCGCGCCGCTCAAGTTCTTCTTCCAAAAGCGCGCGCTGGAGGTGAACACGCTGCAGACGCTGGACATGATCCTGCCCGAGTTCAAAAAGCTCATGCTCGCGGCCGCCCCCGGCGGCGATGGCGAGGACGAGCTCGGCAAGCACCTGAACCCGTTCAAGCGCAAGCGCGACAAGCCGATCGCGTACTGGTCGGGTCTGGTCGATGTGAACGGCAGCCGGGAGTTCAGCTACACCGTGCCCGAGAGCTTCAACGGCAGCCTGCGCGTGATGGCCGTGGCCGTCAACGACCAGAGCACCGCCGCCAAGAGCACCACCACGGTCGTGCGCGGCGACATGGTGATCCTGCCGAACGCGCCGCTCGCGATGGCGCCGGGCGACACGGTGGAGGTCGGCGTGGGTCTGGCCAACAACATCGAGGGCTCCGGCAAGAACGTGCCGATTGCGCTCACGCTCAACGCATCCGGTGGGCTCGAGGTGGTGGGCGGAGCGACGCAAACGCTCAGCATCAACGAGCGCGGCGAAGCCAGCACCAAATTCAAGCTGCGCGCCAAGGCGGGCGCGGATGCGGTGCTCGGCTCGTCGCCGCTCGCGTTCAGCGCGGTGTACAAGAACTTCCGCGCCGATCTCAAGGAAGAGGTCAGCGTGCGGCCCGCGTCGCCCTATGTTTCGCTGGTGCAGGCGGGCAGCTTCCAGCGCTCGGGCGAGATCAAAAGCCAGGGCGACTTCTTCCCCAACTTCCGCCGCAGCGACGTGGCCGTGTCATCCGCACCATGGTCGTTCGCAACCGGGCTGATGCAGTATCTCGAGGCCTATCCCTACGGCTGCACCGAGCAGATCACGAGCCAGACGTATCCGGCCGTGCTGCTCTCCACGCGCCCCGAGCTGATGAAGGAAATGTCGCGCGGCAGAACCGCCGAGCAGGGCCCGCTGCCCGATGCGCGCAAGGTGCTTGAGCGCTACATCGTGCAGCTGCGCGCTCGCCAGACCGGCGAAGGCGGCTTCTCGGCCTGGCCCGGCGACGCGACGCCCGACACCTTTGCCACGCTCTACGCGGTGCAGTTGCTGCTTGAAGCGAAAGAGCACCAGCTGCCCGTGCCGCAGGACCTGCTGCAGCAGGCCAATACCTATCTGCAAAGCGCCCTCGGCAACGCCGACGCTGCGCCCGACAACTGGCGCATGAACACGCAGGCGCTCTACCTGCTCACGCGCCAGGGCATCGTCGCCCCAGCGGCGCTGGCCAACCTGCGCGAGGCCTGGCGCAGCGGTCAGGCCAAGGGGCTGAACACCGATCTCGGCGCAGCCTATCTGGCCGCGAGCTACCAACTCGTCAAGCAGGACAAGGTGGCCGCCGAACTGTTCGAGCCCGTGTGGAAGGACCTGCTCACGCGCACCGCGAAGAAACAGCGCCGCACCACCTGGGGCGCGTACTACGACCCACTGGTGCACGAGAGCATGCTGGTCTACGTGGCAGCGCGCCACTTCCCCGAGAAGCTCAAGACGCTGCCGCCCACGGTGTGGAACGGCGTAGCTGGCATGGTGCAGGACGGTTGGTACAACAGCCTCTCGTCCGCTTCGATGGTGCTGGCCGTGGACGCGTATTTCAACGCAGTGAACCAGAACACCGAGGGCCGCGTGAGCGTGCAGTCGATCAACGCGCAAAGCCAGGCGGCGGCGCTGGCGCTCGGCAGCATCAACCCGGTGGCGCGCGCGCAGGTGCCGGTCGGCACGAGCAAACTCAAACTCGCCAACGACAGCGACTTCAACCTCTACTACAGCTGGGCCGAACAGGGCTTCGAGCGCAACGTGCCCGACAAGGCACTGAACAAAGGCATGGAGATCTATCACGAGGTGATCGACGCGGCGGGCAAGCCCGTCACGCAGGTGAAGATCGGCGATGAGGTCACCGTGCGCGTTCGCGTGCGCAGCACCGACCGCGAAAACCTGCCCGACGTGGCGCTGGTCGACATGCTGCCCGGTGGCCTCGAACCCGTGCTGCAGCCCGTGAGCAGCGGCAGTGCCGACGACGAAGCCAGCCAGAACGAGGAATCGCAGGAGCCGGTCTGGAAGCAGCGCCTTGGCATCAAGGGCTCGTGGAACCTTGCCTACGCCGACATCCGCGAGGACCGCGTGGTGTTCTACGGCAGCGTGAACAAGAACATGATGGAGCTGACCTACAAGGCCCGCGCCACCAACGTCGGCGACTTCGTCGTACCGCCCGCCTACGGCGAAGACATGTACGACCGCCGGGTGTTCTCGCGCTCGGCGGGTGCGCGTCTGCAGGTGGTGCCAAAGTGA
- the phnE gene encoding phosphonate ABC transporter, permease protein PhnE codes for MSDASMKPNPSLNPVKPVKWEHHSFGQRLLRYLLWIFCIWAIVQSVRYIEVIPEFLYDAPEQMADMLGRMWPIDWTYFQPDVLQGLMETLHMATLGTVLSLFLALPLGVMVAPNITKSRTLNFIARVLLVASRSVNSLVWAMLFVAIFGPGPLAGMFAIALRSVGFVGKLIGEALEQTPKGSIEALQAAGASQFAQLWYGYWPQIKPAFWSVALLRWDINVRESGVLGLVGAGGIGVVLNTCIDLFQWDRVALVLFTILVVVAVAEIVVLQIRKRVL; via the coding sequence ATGTCTGACGCCAGCATGAAACCCAACCCGTCGTTGAATCCTGTGAAGCCGGTCAAATGGGAGCACCACAGCTTCGGCCAGCGCCTGCTGCGCTATCTGCTGTGGATCTTCTGCATCTGGGCCATCGTGCAGTCGGTGCGTTACATCGAGGTGATCCCCGAGTTCCTCTACGACGCGCCCGAACAGATGGCCGACATGCTCGGGCGCATGTGGCCCATCGACTGGACCTACTTCCAGCCCGACGTGCTGCAGGGCCTGATGGAGACGCTGCACATGGCGACGCTCGGCACCGTGCTGTCGCTGTTCCTCGCGCTACCACTCGGCGTGATGGTCGCGCCCAACATCACCAAGAGCCGCACGCTGAACTTCATCGCCCGCGTATTGCTGGTGGCCAGCCGTTCCGTGAACTCGCTGGTCTGGGCAATGCTGTTCGTCGCCATCTTCGGCCCCGGCCCGCTGGCCGGCATGTTCGCCATTGCGCTGCGTTCGGTGGGCTTTGTCGGCAAGCTGATCGGCGAGGCGCTGGAACAGACACCCAAAGGCTCCATCGAGGCGCTGCAAGCGGCAGGTGCGAGCCAATTTGCCCAGCTCTGGTACGGCTACTGGCCGCAGATCAAACCAGCGTTCTGGTCGGTAGCGCTGCTGCGCTGGGACATCAACGTGCGCGAGTCGGGCGTGCTCGGCCTCGTGGGCGCGGGCGGCATCGGCGTGGTGCTCAACACCTGCATCGACCTGTTCCAGTGGGACCGCGTGGCGCTGGTGCTGTTCACCATTCTGGTGGTCGTGGCCGTGGCCGAAATCGTGGTGCTGCAAATCCGCAAGCGCGTGCTGTAA
- the phnE gene encoding phosphonate ABC transporter, permease protein PhnE has translation MAGVNSTTPVGAAAARRPFSMGWQQKAALLALLAYCAWALSTMGVNSERLANGWSAAAKFIGMMFPPQMNKMDELWQGLKETMQIAVLATAGGIALSLPVGLMSASNMSPAPLRAFGRGLIAVCRALHPVISAILFVKAVGFGPLAGILALIVATVGFVGKLFADAIEEISPKPIEAIRATGASFMNVVLFGVLPQVISRFVGFATYQLDSNLRNSTMVGIVGAGGIGGVLFAAFLRYEYNFVCTILAAVIIIIVIGEIIVNAVRKALHV, from the coding sequence ATGGCTGGAGTGAATTCCACAACCCCGGTCGGCGCCGCCGCTGCGCGCAGGCCGTTCAGCATGGGCTGGCAGCAGAAGGCCGCCCTGCTCGCGCTGCTCGCCTACTGCGCTTGGGCGCTGTCCACCATGGGCGTGAACAGCGAGCGCCTGGCCAATGGCTGGTCGGCCGCCGCCAAGTTCATCGGCATGATGTTCCCGCCGCAGATGAACAAGATGGACGAACTCTGGCAGGGCCTCAAGGAGACCATGCAGATCGCCGTGCTCGCCACCGCAGGCGGCATCGCGCTGAGCCTGCCAGTCGGCCTGATGTCGGCGTCCAACATGTCGCCCGCGCCGCTGCGCGCCTTCGGTCGCGGGCTGATCGCCGTGTGCCGCGCGCTGCACCCGGTGATCAGCGCCATCCTGTTCGTCAAGGCCGTCGGCTTCGGGCCGCTCGCGGGCATTCTCGCGCTGATCGTGGCAACCGTCGGCTTCGTCGGCAAACTGTTCGCCGACGCCATCGAAGAGATCTCACCCAAGCCCATCGAGGCCATCCGCGCGACCGGCGCGTCGTTCATGAACGTGGTGCTGTTCGGCGTGCTGCCGCAGGTGATCAGCCGCTTCGTGGGCTTCGCCACCTACCAGCTCGACTCCAATCTGCGCAACTCCACCATGGTCGGCATCGTCGGCGCGGGCGGTATCGGCGGTGTGCTGTTCGCCGCCTTCCTGCGCTATGAATACAACTTCGTGTGCACGATTCTGGCGGCGGTGATCATCATCATCGTGATCGGCGAGATCATCGTGAACGCCGTGCGAAAGGCTCTCCATGTCTGA
- the phnC gene encoding phosphonate ABC transporter ATP-binding protein, with the protein MTEQKAIEIKNLVKEYRPGQPILKSINLSLPASGLTCVIGPSGTGKSTMLRCINRLVDPTSGEIWITIEGQRTDMAKLSGSELRRARRHIGMVFQEYNLVDRLSVMENVLTGRLGYTSAWRAWRRKFDPQDIEHAQQLLNEVGLGDFASRRADALSGGQRQRVGIARSLAQQPAVLLADEPTSSLDPKTSIEIIQLLREQGIQRKIPVMVNIHDVELARSFADRIIGMTGGHVVYDGAPEGLTEDHLTQIYGGKAWLE; encoded by the coding sequence ATGACCGAACAAAAAGCCATCGAGATAAAGAACCTGGTGAAGGAATACAGACCCGGTCAACCGATTCTGAAATCCATCAACTTGTCGCTGCCGGCCTCGGGCCTGACCTGCGTGATCGGCCCATCGGGCACGGGCAAGTCCACGATGCTCCGCTGCATCAACCGCCTGGTCGATCCGACCTCCGGAGAAATCTGGATCACCATCGAAGGCCAGCGCACCGACATGGCAAAACTCTCGGGCAGCGAGCTGCGCCGCGCGCGTCGCCACATCGGCATGGTGTTCCAGGAGTACAACCTCGTTGACCGCCTGAGCGTGATGGAAAACGTGCTCACCGGCCGCCTCGGCTACACCTCGGCATGGCGCGCATGGCGGCGCAAGTTCGATCCGCAGGACATCGAGCACGCACAGCAACTCCTGAACGAAGTGGGCCTAGGCGACTTCGCTTCGCGCCGCGCCGACGCCTTGAGCGGCGGCCAGCGCCAGCGCGTGGGCATTGCACGCTCGCTCGCGCAGCAACCCGCCGTGCTGCTGGCCGACGAGCCCACGTCTTCACTCGATCCCAAGACCTCCATCGAAATCATCCAGCTGCTGCGCGAGCAGGGCATCCAGCGCAAGATTCCGGTGATGGTCAACATCCACGACGTGGAACTCGCACGCAGCTTTGCCGACCGCATCATCGGCATGACCGGCGGTCACGTGGTCTACGACGGCGCGCCCGAGGGGCTGACCGAAGACCACCTCACCCAGATCTACGGAGGCAAGGCATGGCTGGAGTGA